A genomic segment from Stenotrophomonas maltophilia encodes:
- a CDS encoding oligopeptide:H+ symporter — MSHDAVAPIAGQGRMPRQIPYIIGNEACERFSFYGMRNILVQFLITSLLLQEITAEGRAGEAKDIMHSFMIGVYFFPLLGGWLADKFFGKYHTILWFSLVYCAGHLCLALFENSREGFFLGLGLIALGAGGIKPLVASFMGDQFDQSNKHLAKIVFDAFYWIINFGSLFASLLIPLVLKNWGPQWAFGIPGILMFIATFVFWLGRKRYVLVPLPPKDPHSFANVVRTALTARVAGQGRPGLVIAVLGLVLAVASFGLVGSLGIVICLCLALVAILAGIGGGTWLQLDRARGQHPAEAVEGVRSVLRVLVIFALTTPFFSLFDQKASTWVLQGQQMQMPSWFTASQMQALNPLLVMILIPFNNLVLYPALRRFGFEPTALRRMTAGIAFSGLAWIVVGGIQVVMDGGNAMSIFWQMLPYALLTFGEVLVSATGLEFAYSQAPQAMKGVVMSFWNLTTTIGNLWVLLSNAAVRNDTVTHQIAGTGLSEAAFLMFFFAGFAFVAALAFGWYAKRYRMVDNYRSA, encoded by the coding sequence ATGAGCCACGACGCAGTTGCCCCCATCGCCGGCCAGGGAAGGATGCCGCGCCAGATTCCGTACATCATCGGCAATGAGGCCTGCGAACGGTTCAGTTTCTACGGGATGCGCAACATCCTGGTGCAGTTCCTGATCACCTCGCTGCTGCTGCAGGAAATCACTGCAGAAGGCCGTGCCGGTGAAGCCAAGGACATCATGCACAGCTTCATGATCGGCGTGTATTTCTTCCCGCTGCTCGGTGGCTGGCTGGCTGACAAGTTCTTCGGCAAGTACCACACCATCCTCTGGTTCAGCCTGGTCTACTGCGCCGGCCACTTGTGCCTGGCGCTGTTCGAGAACAGCCGCGAGGGCTTCTTCCTCGGCCTGGGCCTGATCGCGCTCGGTGCCGGCGGCATCAAGCCGCTGGTGGCTTCGTTCATGGGTGACCAGTTCGACCAGAGCAACAAGCACCTGGCCAAGATCGTCTTCGACGCCTTCTACTGGATCATCAACTTCGGCTCGCTGTTCGCGTCGCTGCTGATCCCGCTGGTGCTGAAGAACTGGGGCCCGCAGTGGGCGTTCGGCATCCCGGGCATCCTGATGTTCATCGCGACCTTCGTGTTCTGGCTGGGCCGCAAGCGCTACGTGCTGGTGCCACTGCCGCCGAAGGACCCGCATTCGTTCGCCAACGTGGTGCGTACCGCGCTGACCGCACGCGTGGCAGGCCAGGGCCGCCCGGGCCTGGTGATCGCCGTGCTCGGCCTGGTGCTGGCAGTGGCCTCGTTCGGCCTGGTCGGTTCGCTGGGCATCGTGATCTGCCTGTGCCTGGCGCTGGTGGCCATCCTCGCCGGCATCGGTGGCGGTACCTGGCTGCAGCTGGACCGTGCCCGTGGCCAGCATCCGGCCGAGGCCGTGGAAGGCGTGCGCTCGGTGCTGCGCGTGCTGGTGATCTTCGCGCTGACCACGCCGTTCTTCTCGCTGTTCGACCAGAAGGCCTCGACCTGGGTCCTGCAGGGCCAGCAGATGCAGATGCCGAGCTGGTTCACCGCCTCGCAGATGCAGGCGCTGAACCCGCTGCTGGTGATGATCCTGATTCCGTTCAACAACCTGGTGCTGTACCCGGCCCTGCGCCGCTTCGGCTTCGAGCCGACCGCGCTGCGCCGCATGACCGCCGGCATCGCCTTCAGTGGCCTGGCCTGGATCGTGGTCGGCGGCATCCAGGTGGTGATGGACGGCGGCAACGCCATGTCGATCTTCTGGCAGATGCTGCCGTACGCGCTGCTGACCTTCGGTGAGGTGCTGGTCTCGGCCACCGGCCTGGAGTTCGCCTACAGCCAGGCGCCGCAGGCGATGAAGGGCGTGGTGATGAGCTTCTGGAACCTGACCACCACCATCGGCAACCTGTGGGTGCTGCTGTCCAACGCCGCCGTGCGCAACGACACCGTCACCCACCAGATCGCCGGCACGGGCCTGAGCGAGGCGGCGTTCCTGATGTTCTTCTTCGCCGGTTTCGCCTTTGTCGCGGCGTTGGCCTTCGGTTGGTATGCGAAACGCTATCGTATGGTCGACAACTACCGTAGCGCCTGA
- the cfa gene encoding cyclopropane fatty acyl phospholipid synthase has protein sequence MDTGLQERVAGLLHEAGVRIGGTQPQDIQVHDPRFFARVMGHGSLGLGESYMEGWWDANVLDEFLVHLMQAHLDERVHGWREVADALKARLFNLQAGQGSYEVGRRHYDLGNDLYQAMLGQRLVYSCGYWRNADDLDAAQEAKLDLVCRKLGLRPGQRVLDIGCGWGEALKFAAERYGVSGVGVTISQEQAEFARELCAGLPIEIRLQDYRELDEPFDAIFSIGMFEHVGDKNYASFFEVAKRCLSPRGLLLLHSIGTNISRHRTDPWIARYIFPNSMLPSAVQITRAFEGRFVLEDWHNFGTDYDLTLQAWRRNVEAAWPQLDAGYDEHFRRMWRFYLAGSMATFRCRHAQLWQLVLSPEGVPGGYVAPR, from the coding sequence GTGGATACAGGGTTGCAGGAGCGGGTCGCCGGCCTGCTCCACGAAGCCGGGGTCCGCATCGGCGGCACCCAGCCACAGGACATCCAGGTGCATGACCCGCGCTTTTTCGCGCGGGTCATGGGCCACGGCTCGCTCGGCCTGGGCGAGAGCTACATGGAAGGTTGGTGGGATGCCAACGTTCTGGATGAATTCCTCGTCCACCTGATGCAGGCGCACCTGGATGAGCGGGTGCACGGCTGGCGCGAAGTGGCAGACGCGCTGAAGGCGCGCCTGTTCAACCTGCAGGCGGGGCAAGGCAGCTACGAAGTCGGTCGCCGCCATTACGACCTCGGCAATGATCTCTACCAGGCCATGCTCGGCCAGCGCCTGGTCTACAGCTGCGGCTATTGGCGCAACGCTGATGACCTTGATGCAGCGCAGGAAGCCAAGCTCGACCTGGTCTGCCGCAAGCTGGGCCTGCGCCCCGGCCAGCGCGTGCTGGATATCGGTTGCGGCTGGGGTGAAGCGCTGAAGTTCGCCGCCGAGCGCTACGGTGTCAGCGGAGTAGGCGTGACCATTTCGCAGGAACAGGCCGAGTTCGCCCGCGAACTGTGTGCGGGCCTGCCGATTGAGATCCGCCTGCAGGACTACCGCGAGCTGGACGAACCGTTCGATGCGATCTTCTCGATCGGCATGTTCGAGCACGTCGGTGACAAGAACTACGCCAGTTTCTTCGAGGTGGCCAAGCGCTGCCTGTCACCGCGCGGCCTGCTGCTGTTGCACAGCATCGGCACCAACATCTCCCGGCATCGCACCGATCCGTGGATCGCGCGCTACATCTTCCCCAACTCGATGCTGCCGTCGGCAGTGCAGATCACCCGGGCGTTCGAAGGCCGTTTCGTGCTGGAGGACTGGCACAACTTCGGCACCGACTACGACCTGACCCTGCAGGCCTGGCGACGCAATGTGGAAGCAGCGTGGCCGCAGCTGGACGCGGGTTACGACGAGCATTTCCGCCGTATGTGGCGCTTCTATCTGGCTGGGTCGATGGCCACGTTCCGTTGCCGGCATGCGCAGCTGTGGCAGCTGGTGCTGTCGCCGGAAGGCGTGCCGGGTGGGTACGTGGCGCCACGCTGA
- a CDS encoding glutathione peroxidase, with amino-acid sequence MTTAYDFSFRDLDGQPQALARYQGHPLLLVNVASRCGFTPQYTGLEQLWQDYRERGLVVIGFPCNQFGAQEPGDAAQIRQFCSLDYPVSFPLSEKIEVNGDGADPLWAWLAREKRGLLGSARIKWNFSKFLVDRQGRVVSRHAPTTRPEQLHDEIEALL; translated from the coding sequence ATGACCACCGCCTACGATTTCAGCTTCCGCGACCTCGACGGCCAGCCGCAGGCGCTGGCCCGTTATCAGGGCCACCCGTTGCTGCTGGTGAACGTCGCCAGCCGCTGTGGCTTCACCCCGCAGTACACCGGGCTGGAACAGCTGTGGCAGGACTACCGCGAGCGCGGCCTGGTGGTGATCGGCTTCCCGTGCAACCAGTTCGGCGCGCAGGAACCCGGCGACGCCGCACAGATCCGCCAGTTCTGTTCACTGGACTATCCGGTCAGCTTTCCGCTGTCGGAGAAGATCGAGGTCAACGGCGACGGTGCCGACCCACTGTGGGCCTGGCTTGCGCGTGAGAAGCGCGGCCTGCTTGGCAGCGCCCGCATCAAGTGGAATTTCAGCAAGTTCCTGGTCGATCGCCAGGGGCGGGTGGTGTCGCGGCATGCGCCCACCACCAGGCCGGAGCAGCTGCACGACGAGATCGAAGCGCTGCTGTGA
- a CDS encoding M3 family metallopeptidase encodes MTTRLALAVAMSLGLALPAFSAGAATPAASTNAQQANPFFAESPLPLHFPQFDKIKDSDFAPAFDAGMAQQLKEVEAIANNKAKPTFDNTIIALEKSGDVLDRATTVFFSLVGADTNDTRKKLQADYSAKFAAHSDAIALNGKLFARIQALYDTRNQLGLDAEGVRLVEKYYDNYVRAGAKLSEADKATLKGMNAELANLGTKFSQNVQSEVNASAITVDDVKELDGLSKEQIAAAAEAAKARGQDGKYVITLLNTTGQPPLTNLANRALRQKIYEASTTRGSRGGEFDNTALVSRIMQLRADKAKLMGFPNFAAYNLTNQTAKTPEAVNAMLGKLAPAAVANAKREAADLQAMIDKEQKAARKPTFQLEPWDWAFYSEKVRQAKYNFDESQLKPYFEMKNVLENGVFYAAGQEFGLTFKQRTDLPVYHDDVTVYDVFDADGSQLAIFIFDPYARASKRGGAWMNSYVSQSKLTGFKPVVANHLNIPKPPAGQPTLLTWDEVNTTFHEFGHALHGMFSNVKYPYFSGTSVPRDFVEFPSQVNEMWSDNPVILKNYAKHYQNGSAMPQALLDKVLAAAKFNQGFATTEYLGAAMLDQNWHQIGPDQVPAAKDVMAFERAALEKDGIYYAPVPPRYKTPYFSHIMGGYSAGYYAYIWSEVLDANTQKWFKDNGGLSRKNGDHFRATLLSKGGSVDAMQLFRDFAGHEPQIEPLLEKRGLTGAGN; translated from the coding sequence TTGACCACTCGCCTTGCCCTTGCCGTGGCCATGTCCCTCGGCCTTGCCCTGCCCGCCTTCTCGGCCGGCGCCGCCACCCCGGCTGCCAGCACCAATGCCCAGCAGGCCAACCCGTTCTTCGCCGAAAGCCCGCTGCCGCTGCATTTCCCGCAGTTCGACAAGATCAAGGACAGCGACTTCGCCCCGGCCTTCGACGCCGGCATGGCGCAGCAGCTGAAGGAAGTGGAAGCGATCGCCAACAACAAGGCCAAGCCGACCTTCGACAACACCATCATCGCCCTGGAAAAGAGCGGTGACGTCCTCGACCGCGCGACCACCGTGTTCTTCAGCCTGGTCGGCGCCGACACCAACGACACCCGCAAGAAGCTGCAGGCCGACTACTCCGCCAAGTTCGCTGCGCACAGCGATGCGATCGCGCTGAACGGCAAGCTGTTCGCCCGCATCCAGGCGCTGTATGACACCCGCAACCAGCTGGGCCTGGACGCCGAAGGCGTGCGCCTGGTCGAGAAGTACTACGACAACTACGTGCGCGCCGGCGCCAAGCTGTCCGAGGCCGACAAGGCCACGCTGAAGGGCATGAATGCCGAGCTGGCCAACCTGGGCACCAAGTTCAGCCAGAACGTGCAGTCGGAAGTGAACGCCTCGGCGATCACCGTCGACGACGTCAAGGAGCTGGACGGCTTGTCCAAGGAGCAGATCGCGGCCGCCGCCGAAGCCGCCAAGGCCCGCGGCCAGGACGGCAAGTACGTGATCACACTGCTCAACACCACCGGCCAGCCGCCGCTGACCAACCTGGCCAACCGCGCCCTGCGCCAGAAGATCTACGAAGCCTCGACCACCCGCGGCAGCCGCGGCGGTGAGTTCGACAACACCGCGCTGGTCTCGCGCATCATGCAGCTGCGCGCCGACAAGGCCAAGCTGATGGGCTTCCCGAACTTCGCCGCCTACAATCTGACCAACCAGACCGCCAAGACCCCCGAAGCGGTCAACGCGATGCTGGGCAAGCTGGCCCCGGCCGCGGTGGCCAACGCCAAGCGCGAAGCCGCCGACCTGCAGGCGATGATCGACAAGGAACAGAAGGCCGCGCGCAAGCCGACCTTCCAGCTGGAACCGTGGGACTGGGCCTTCTACAGCGAGAAGGTGCGCCAGGCCAAGTACAACTTCGACGAGTCGCAGCTGAAGCCGTACTTCGAAATGAAGAACGTGCTGGAGAACGGCGTGTTCTACGCCGCCGGCCAGGAATTCGGCCTGACCTTCAAGCAGCGCACCGACCTGCCGGTCTACCACGATGACGTCACCGTCTACGACGTGTTCGACGCCGACGGCAGCCAGCTGGCGATCTTCATCTTCGACCCGTATGCACGCGCCTCCAAGCGCGGCGGTGCGTGGATGAACTCCTACGTCTCGCAGTCCAAGCTGACCGGCTTCAAGCCGGTGGTCGCCAACCATCTGAACATCCCGAAGCCGCCGGCCGGCCAGCCGACCCTGCTGACCTGGGATGAGGTGAACACCACCTTCCATGAGTTCGGCCATGCCCTGCACGGCATGTTCTCCAACGTGAAGTACCCGTACTTCTCGGGCACCTCGGTGCCGCGTGACTTCGTCGAGTTCCCCTCGCAGGTCAACGAGATGTGGTCGGACAACCCGGTCATCCTGAAGAACTACGCCAAGCACTACCAGAATGGTTCGGCGATGCCGCAGGCGCTGCTGGACAAGGTGCTGGCGGCGGCCAAGTTCAACCAGGGCTTCGCCACCACCGAATACCTGGGTGCGGCGATGCTGGACCAGAACTGGCACCAGATCGGCCCGGACCAGGTACCGGCGGCCAAGGACGTGATGGCCTTCGAACGCGCCGCGCTGGAGAAGGACGGCATCTACTACGCGCCGGTTCCGCCGCGCTACAAGACCCCGTACTTCAGCCACATCATGGGCGGCTACTCGGCCGGCTACTACGCCTATATCTGGTCGGAAGTGCTCGACGCCAACACCCAGAAGTGGTTCAAGGACAACGGCGGCCTGAGCCGCAAGAACGGCGACCACTTCCGCGCCACCCTGCTGTCCAAGGGCGGCAGCGTCGACGCGATGCAGCTGTTCCGCGATTTCGCCGGCCACGAGCCGCAGATCGAACCGCTGCTGGAAAAGCGTGGCCTGACCGGCGCCGGCAACTGA
- a CDS encoding carboxymuconolactone decarboxylase family protein encodes MSNHTSPRVPYTRLAAEAFKGLLATSQAVHDSSIDPTLMELVFLRVSQLNGCGYCMDMHGTALRKGGIEPRKLDTLPAWHESRFFDARERAALGWAEALTRLTDGAPSQAAFDALAPHFDEKGISDLSMGIAVINAWNRLGAGLLPPLP; translated from the coding sequence ATGTCCAATCACACCTCTCCCCGCGTCCCCTACACCCGCCTGGCCGCCGAGGCCTTCAAGGGCCTGCTGGCCACCAGCCAGGCGGTGCATGACAGCTCGATCGATCCGACCCTGATGGAACTGGTGTTCCTGCGCGTGTCGCAGCTCAACGGCTGCGGCTACTGCATGGACATGCATGGCACCGCGCTGCGCAAGGGCGGCATCGAGCCGCGCAAGCTGGACACCCTGCCGGCCTGGCATGAAAGCCGCTTCTTCGATGCGCGCGAACGCGCGGCGCTGGGCTGGGCCGAGGCACTGACCCGGCTGACCGACGGTGCGCCGTCGCAGGCGGCGTTCGACGCGCTGGCACCGCACTTCGATGAGAAGGGCATCAGTGACCTGAGCATGGGCATTGCGGTGATCAACGCCTGGAACCGGCTGGGTGCGGGCCTGCTGCCGCCGCTGCCGTAA
- a CDS encoding rhomboid family intramembrane serine protease translates to MTPVNLLLIAITAILSWMAFNNRKLADRLILWPPAVDRHRQYDRLITYGFIHADWSHLIFNMITLFFFGGQIEKVMVALTGSWLTYPAFYLGALLVSILPSYLKNQKNPNYLSLGASGAVSAVLFAFILLSPWTIILVFFIPAPAIIYAVFYVGYSIWMDKRGGDRINHSAHLAGAAFGVIFMLAMQPSIFNHFLRELSNPSFRLGGG, encoded by the coding sequence ATGACCCCCGTCAATCTGCTGTTGATCGCCATCACCGCCATCCTGTCGTGGATGGCGTTCAACAACCGCAAGCTGGCCGACCGCCTGATCCTGTGGCCGCCGGCGGTGGACCGCCATCGCCAGTACGACCGGCTGATCACCTATGGCTTCATCCATGCCGACTGGTCGCACCTGATCTTCAACATGATCACGCTGTTCTTCTTCGGCGGACAGATCGAGAAGGTGATGGTTGCGCTGACCGGCAGCTGGCTGACCTATCCGGCGTTCTACCTGGGGGCGCTGCTGGTCTCGATCCTGCCCAGCTACCTGAAGAACCAGAAGAACCCGAACTACCTGAGCCTGGGCGCATCGGGTGCGGTATCGGCGGTACTGTTCGCCTTCATCCTGCTCAGCCCGTGGACGATCATCCTGGTGTTCTTCATTCCGGCACCGGCGATCATCTACGCCGTGTTCTACGTCGGCTACAGCATCTGGATGGACAAGCGCGGCGGCGATCGCATCAACCACAGCGCTCACCTGGCAGGCGCGGCGTTCGGCGTGATCTTCATGCTGGCCATGCAGCCGAGCATCTTCAACCACTTCCTGCGCGAACTCTCCAACCCGTCCTTCCGCCTCGGCGGCGGCTGA
- a CDS encoding ABC transporter ATP-binding protein — protein sequence MPASPTAGAAAAKKPSLRQRFKAMRNLPPFLRMVWQTSPVLTLASLGLRLIRALLPVAMLYVGKLIIDSALHLSQHDAGFPPLGEALSSGVLNPLLGLLALEFGLAIASDLLGRLVSYADALLSELFANVTSIRLMEHAATLDLEDFEDPDLQDKLDRARRQTMGRMNLMSQLFGQVQDAITVASLAVGLLVYAPWLILLLALALVPAFIGESHFNAAGYSLNFQWTPERRQLDYLRQLGASVETAKEVKIYNLHRFLVERYRRLSVALFQANRALARRRAFWGTLLAALGTLGYYTAYAYIAWRTVRGDFSIGDLTFLAGSFLRLRQLLEGLLIGFSQVASQALYLDDLFSFFQIQPEIHSREGAVRVPQPIRQGFVFENVGFRYPDAEQWAVRHLDFQLQAGEVLALVGENGAGKTTLVKLLARLYEPDEGRILLDGRDLRDYDLDDLRANLGVIFQDFVRYNLSAGENIGVGQVEAMDDQARIADAARRGMAEEVIDDLPGGYDQLIGRRFKQGVDLSGGQWQKIAIARAWMRNAQVMILDEPTAALDARSEFEVFQRFRELADNRTAVLISHRFSSVRMADRILVLADGRIEASGTHEQLMAQGGRYAELFELQAAGYR from the coding sequence ATGCCTGCTTCCCCCACCGCTGGCGCTGCCGCCGCGAAGAAACCCAGCCTGCGCCAGCGCTTCAAGGCGATGCGCAACCTGCCGCCGTTCCTGCGCATGGTGTGGCAGACCAGTCCTGTGCTCACCCTGGCCAGCCTGGGGCTGCGCCTGATCCGTGCGCTGCTGCCGGTAGCGATGCTCTACGTCGGTAAGCTGATCATCGACAGCGCCCTGCACCTGAGCCAGCACGATGCCGGCTTCCCGCCACTGGGCGAGGCACTGTCCAGTGGCGTGCTGAATCCACTGCTGGGCCTGCTGGCGCTGGAATTCGGCCTGGCGATTGCCTCGGATCTGCTCGGCCGCCTGGTCAGCTACGCCGATGCCCTGCTCTCGGAACTGTTCGCCAACGTCACCAGCATCCGACTGATGGAACACGCCGCAACGCTGGACCTGGAGGACTTCGAAGACCCGGACCTGCAGGACAAGCTGGACCGTGCGCGACGCCAGACCATGGGCCGGATGAACCTGATGAGCCAGCTGTTCGGCCAGGTGCAGGACGCGATCACCGTGGCCAGCCTCGCAGTCGGCCTGCTGGTCTACGCGCCGTGGCTGATCCTGCTGCTGGCGCTGGCACTGGTGCCGGCCTTCATCGGCGAATCGCACTTCAATGCGGCCGGCTACAGCCTCAACTTCCAGTGGACGCCCGAGCGCCGCCAGCTCGACTACCTGCGCCAGCTCGGTGCCAGTGTGGAAACGGCCAAGGAAGTGAAGATCTACAACCTGCACCGCTTCCTGGTGGAGCGCTACCGGCGGCTGTCGGTGGCGCTGTTCCAGGCCAACCGCGCCCTGGCCCGGCGCCGCGCGTTCTGGGGCACGCTGCTGGCCGCACTGGGCACGCTGGGCTACTACACCGCCTATGCCTACATCGCGTGGCGCACCGTGCGCGGCGACTTCTCGATCGGCGACCTGACCTTCCTCGCCGGCAGCTTCCTGCGCCTGCGCCAGCTGCTGGAAGGCCTGTTGATCGGGTTCTCGCAGGTGGCCAGCCAGGCCCTGTACCTGGATGACCTGTTCTCGTTCTTCCAGATCCAGCCGGAAATCCACTCGCGCGAAGGCGCCGTGCGCGTGCCGCAGCCGATCCGCCAGGGCTTCGTGTTCGAGAACGTCGGCTTCCGCTACCCGGATGCCGAGCAATGGGCCGTGCGCCACCTCGATTTCCAGCTGCAGGCCGGCGAAGTGCTGGCCCTGGTCGGTGAGAACGGCGCCGGCAAGACCACCCTGGTGAAGCTGCTGGCGCGGCTGTACGAACCGGACGAGGGCCGCATCCTGCTCGATGGCCGTGACCTGCGCGACTACGACCTGGACGACCTGCGCGCCAACCTCGGGGTGATCTTCCAGGACTTCGTGCGCTACAACCTCAGCGCCGGCGAGAACATCGGCGTCGGCCAGGTCGAGGCGATGGACGACCAGGCGCGCATCGCCGACGCCGCACGGCGCGGCATGGCCGAGGAAGTGATCGACGACCTGCCCGGCGGCTACGACCAGCTGATCGGCCGCCGCTTCAAGCAGGGCGTGGACCTGTCCGGTGGCCAGTGGCAGAAGATCGCCATCGCCCGCGCATGGATGCGCAATGCGCAGGTGATGATCCTGGATGAGCCAACGGCGGCGCTGGATGCGCGCAGTGAGTTCGAGGTGTTCCAGCGGTTCAGGGAACTGGCGGATAATCGCACCGCAGTGCTGATTTCCCACCGTTTCTCCTCGGTCCGCATGGCCGATCGCATCCTGGTGCTGGCCGATGGCCGGATCGAGGCCAGTGGCACCCATGAGCAGCTGATGGCCCAGGGAGGCCGCTACGCCGAGCTGTTCGAGCTGCAGGCGGCCGGCTACCGCTGA
- a CDS encoding GNAT family N-acetyltransferase, giving the protein MASVTPPGLAYEVEHDLANHRFTARVRGQLAVLDYQIKRKRMVITHTEVPEPIAGRGIAGELTRVALRFAREQKYKVVPACSYAEAFLQRHEEYHDLLVG; this is encoded by the coding sequence ATGGCTTCGGTCACGCCCCCCGGTCTGGCCTATGAGGTCGAACACGACCTGGCCAACCACCGTTTCACCGCCCGTGTGCGAGGGCAGCTGGCGGTGCTGGACTACCAGATCAAACGCAAGCGCATGGTCATCACCCACACCGAGGTGCCGGAGCCGATCGCCGGCCGTGGCATCGCCGGTGAACTGACCCGTGTGGCACTGCGTTTCGCCCGCGAGCAGAAGTACAAGGTGGTGCCGGCCTGTTCCTACGCCGAGGCCTTCCTGCAGCGGCACGAGGAGTACCACGACCTGCTCGTTGGCTGA
- a CDS encoding ferredoxin--NADP reductase, which produces MSSAFGAETVLEVRHWTDAYFSFTLTRDSGFRFENGQFVMIGLETEARPLLRAYSIASANWEEHLEFFSIKVQDGPLTSRLQHIKPGDKVLVGKKPTGTLLISDLHPGKNLYLLGTGTGMAPWLSVIKDPETYERFEKVILCHGVRYEKDLAYRDYFEKELREHEFLGEMIGDKLLYYPAVTREPFANQGRLTQLMESGEMQRTLGLPELSPENDRAMICGSPQMLADLRTVLDARGFQVSPRIGQPGHYVFERAFVEK; this is translated from the coding sequence ATGTCCTCCGCTTTCGGCGCCGAAACGGTGCTTGAGGTCCGCCACTGGACCGACGCCTACTTCAGCTTCACCCTCACCCGCGACAGCGGTTTCCGCTTCGAGAACGGCCAGTTCGTGATGATCGGCCTGGAAACCGAGGCGCGGCCGCTGCTGCGTGCGTATTCCATCGCCAGCGCCAACTGGGAAGAGCACCTGGAGTTCTTCAGCATCAAGGTCCAGGACGGCCCGCTGACCTCGCGCCTGCAGCACATCAAGCCGGGCGACAAGGTGCTGGTCGGCAAGAAGCCCACCGGCACCCTGCTGATCAGCGACCTGCACCCAGGCAAGAACCTGTACCTGCTGGGCACCGGCACCGGCATGGCACCGTGGCTGTCGGTGATCAAGGACCCGGAAACCTACGAGCGCTTCGAGAAGGTAATCCTGTGCCACGGCGTGCGCTACGAAAAGGACCTGGCCTACCGCGATTACTTCGAGAAGGAACTGCGTGAGCATGAGTTCCTCGGCGAGATGATTGGCGACAAGCTGCTGTACTACCCGGCCGTCACCCGTGAGCCGTTCGCCAACCAGGGCCGCCTGACCCAGCTGATGGAAAGCGGCGAGATGCAGCGCACCCTCGGCCTGCCGGAGCTGAGCCCGGAGAACGACCGCGCGATGATCTGCGGCAGTCCGCAGATGCTGGCCGACCTGCGCACCGTGCTCGATGCCCGTGGCTTCCAGGTCTCGCCGCGCATCGGCCAGCCGGGCCATTACGTGTTCGAGCGCGCGTTCGTCGAGAAATAA
- a CDS encoding DUF3298 and DUF4163 domain-containing protein: MYKHEQGIPMKIGNNRPLHGSVLAGVVGVLLLAGCQRESEPAPATDAAPAAEATAAGETPATEAPLDLRDVIENNEREVVGISYPAGIDRYPGLARALQSYATSARSDLQQALDGLGNDKPTMPYELSLSFEKLLETPQLVVVSADGSRYTGGAHGEPLVARFVWLPQHQQMLSAEKLVADAKGWKAISDFVADQLRERVATRLSGEDMDPAQLQESLRNASRMIADGTGPQADNFSQFQPLTDDKGQITALRFVFPPYQVGPYSDGTQTADVPAAVLLPHVAKDYVELFARG; encoded by the coding sequence ATGTACAAACATGAACAGGGGATCCCGATGAAGATTGGAAACAACCGGCCGCTGCACGGCAGCGTGCTGGCCGGCGTGGTGGGCGTGCTGTTGCTGGCCGGTTGCCAGCGTGAAAGCGAGCCGGCACCGGCGACCGACGCGGCGCCCGCCGCCGAAGCCACCGCCGCAGGCGAAACGCCGGCCACGGAAGCGCCGCTGGACCTGCGCGACGTGATCGAGAACAACGAGCGTGAGGTGGTGGGCATCAGCTACCCGGCCGGCATCGACCGTTATCCGGGCCTGGCCCGCGCGCTGCAGAGCTATGCGACGAGCGCGCGCAGCGACCTGCAGCAGGCGCTGGACGGGCTGGGCAACGACAAGCCGACCATGCCCTACGAGCTGTCGCTGAGCTTCGAGAAGCTGCTGGAAACCCCGCAGCTGGTGGTGGTCAGTGCCGATGGCAGCCGCTACACCGGTGGCGCCCACGGTGAACCGCTGGTGGCCCGCTTCGTGTGGCTGCCGCAGCATCAGCAGATGCTCAGCGCCGAAAAGCTGGTGGCCGACGCCAAGGGCTGGAAGGCGATCAGCGATTTCGTCGCCGACCAGCTGCGCGAACGCGTGGCCACGCGCCTCAGCGGCGAGGACATGGACCCGGCCCAGCTGCAGGAATCGCTGCGCAACGCATCGCGCATGATCGCCGACGGCACCGGCCCGCAGGCCGACAATTTCAGCCAGTTCCAGCCGCTGACCGACGACAAGGGGCAGATCACCGCGCTGCGCTTTGTTTTCCCGCCGTACCAGGTGGGTCCATACTCGGACGGCACCCAGACCGCTGATGTACCGGCGGCGGTGCTGTTGCCGCACGTGGCCAAGGACTACGTGGAGCTGTTCGCACGCGGTTGA